In one window of Vulpes vulpes isolate BD-2025 chromosome 1, VulVul3, whole genome shotgun sequence DNA:
- the ZNF285 gene encoding zinc finger protein 285 isoform X1: MIKFQETVTFKDVAVVFTEEELALLDKTQISLYQDVMLENFRNVVSVGDRIKNNISHLQGKGLSYLSQEVLYFWQIWKQRISELPVSQEYVMNLQGESPQYLEDISLCEEWAKVSLQISENENYITNAINLENQDGTSWKGLTQVLTPESWKGANMTEPQNSQGQYERIHVNKKLYGCAQCDDGISQTCDCGDSQECKEEEPCRPTDCKKHLATESTVKQHNVVPVVAQPVKCNNYGVGFIDGMDPPVHHSTPIGEKSCGCDQCGKDFSQSSDLTVHYKTHSDDKAYECQEWVEGCKQSSDLPRYQKGPLGDKPYKCLECGKVFRRNSSLHNHHRVHTGEMPHRCDVCGKGFGFRSLLCIHQGVHTGKKPYKCEECGKGFDQSSNLLVHQRVHTGEKPYKCSECGKCFSSSSVLQVHQRLHTGEKPYRCGECGKGFSQSTHLHIHQRVHTGEKPYKCNMCGKAFAYSSVLHTHQRVHTGEKPYKCEVCGKGFSYSSYFHLHQRDHTREKPYKCDECGKGFSRNSDLHVHLRVHTGERPYKCKECGKGFSRNSYLLAHQRAHAGKMQYTCHEHGQGFSYSSDVLAQQRLHERTETVSM; encoded by the exons GAAACTGTGACCTTCAAGGATGTGGCTGTGGTCTTCACCGAGGAAGAGTTGGCGCTACTGGACAAGACCCAGATAAGCCTGTACCAGGACGTGATGCTGGAGAACTTCAGGAACGTTGTTTCAGTGG GAGACAGGATTAAAAACAACATTTCACATCTTCAGGGGAAAGGGTTGAGTTATCTCTCACAAGAAGTGCTCTACTTCTGGCAGATTTGGAAACAAAGGATCAGTGAACTACCGGTGAGTCAGGAGTATGTCATGAATCTTCAAGGAGAGAGTCCCCAATATTTAGAAGATATTTCCCTCTGTGAAGAGTGGGCGAAAGTCTCCCTTCagatttctgaaaatgaaaactatataacAAATGCcattaatttagaaaatcaaGATGGCACATCGTGGAAAGGCCTGACACAAGTCCTTACCCCAGAATCTTGGAAGGGAGCCAATATGACTGAGCCCCAGAATTCTCAAGGACAATATGAGAGAATTCATGTGAACAAGAAACTGTATGGATGTGCTCAATGTGATGATGGTATCAGTCAGACATGTGATTGTGGTGATTCCCAAGAATGTAAAGAAGAGGAACCTTGTAGACCCACTGATTGTAAGAAACACTTGGCTACAGAATCAACAGTCAAACAGCATAACGTGGTCCCTGTGGTAGCGCAACCTGTTAAATGTAATAACTATGGTGTGGGCTTCATAGATGGTATGGACCCTCCTGTTCATCACAGCACTCCCATAGGAGAAAAGTCTTGTGGATGTGACCAGTGTGGAAAGGACTTTAGTCAGAGCTCAGATCTTACTGTTCATTATAAAACTCATTCAGATGACAAAGCTTATGAATGTCAAGAGTGGGTAGAGGGCTGCAAGCAGAGCTCAGACCTTCCCAGATATCAAAAAGGCCCCTTGGGAGACAAACCCTATAAATGTCTCGAATGTGGCAAGGTCTTCAGACGCAACTCGTCTCTTCACAACCATCACCGGGTCCACACAGGGGAGATGCCTCACAGATGTGATGTGTGTGGGAAGGGGTTCGGATTTAGGTCGCTTCTTTGTATTCATCAGGGAGTACACACAGGAAAAAAGCCCTATAAATGTGAGGAGTGTGGGAAGGGCTTTGATCAGAGCTCCAATCTTCTTGTCCACCAGAGAgtccacactggagagaagccctacAAATGCAGTGAGTGTGGCAAATGCTTCAGTTCAAGCTCTGTTCTTCAAGTCCACCAGAGGCTGCACACAGGGGAGAAGCCTTATAGGTGTGGTGAGTGTGGAAAGGGCTTCAGCCAAAGCACACACCTTCACATTCATCAGAGAGTCCACACAGGGGAGAAGCCCTACAAATGCAATATGTGTGGAAAGGCTTTTGCATACAGTTCGGTTCTTCACACTCATCAGAGAGTTCACACGGGAGAAAAACCTTACAAATGTGAAGTCTGTGGTAAAGGCTTCAGTTATAGCTCATATTTTCACTTACATCAAAGAGACCACACCAGAGAGAAACCATATAAATGTGATGAGTGTGGTAAGGGCTTCAGTCGGAATTCAGATCTTCATGTGCATCTCAGAGTGCACACAGGAGAGAGGCCCTATAAGtgtaaagaatgtgggaaggGCTTCAGTCGCAACTCATATCTTCTTGCTCACCAGAGAGCTCATGCAGGTAAGATGCAATATACATGTCACGAGCATGGCCAGGGCTTTAGCTATAGCTCAGACGTTCTTGCTCAACAAAGACTGCATGAAAGGACAGAAACAGTCTCAATGTAA
- the ZNF285 gene encoding zinc finger protein 285 isoform X2, which translates to MNLQGESPQYLEDISLCEEWAKVSLQISENENYITNAINLENQDGTSWKGLTQVLTPESWKGANMTEPQNSQGQYERIHVNKKLYGCAQCDDGISQTCDCGDSQECKEEEPCRPTDCKKHLATESTVKQHNVVPVVAQPVKCNNYGVGFIDGMDPPVHHSTPIGEKSCGCDQCGKDFSQSSDLTVHYKTHSDDKAYECQEWVEGCKQSSDLPRYQKGPLGDKPYKCLECGKVFRRNSSLHNHHRVHTGEMPHRCDVCGKGFGFRSLLCIHQGVHTGKKPYKCEECGKGFDQSSNLLVHQRVHTGEKPYKCSECGKCFSSSSVLQVHQRLHTGEKPYRCGECGKGFSQSTHLHIHQRVHTGEKPYKCNMCGKAFAYSSVLHTHQRVHTGEKPYKCEVCGKGFSYSSYFHLHQRDHTREKPYKCDECGKGFSRNSDLHVHLRVHTGERPYKCKECGKGFSRNSYLLAHQRAHAGKMQYTCHEHGQGFSYSSDVLAQQRLHERTETVSM; encoded by the coding sequence ATGAATCTTCAAGGAGAGAGTCCCCAATATTTAGAAGATATTTCCCTCTGTGAAGAGTGGGCGAAAGTCTCCCTTCagatttctgaaaatgaaaactatataacAAATGCcattaatttagaaaatcaaGATGGCACATCGTGGAAAGGCCTGACACAAGTCCTTACCCCAGAATCTTGGAAGGGAGCCAATATGACTGAGCCCCAGAATTCTCAAGGACAATATGAGAGAATTCATGTGAACAAGAAACTGTATGGATGTGCTCAATGTGATGATGGTATCAGTCAGACATGTGATTGTGGTGATTCCCAAGAATGTAAAGAAGAGGAACCTTGTAGACCCACTGATTGTAAGAAACACTTGGCTACAGAATCAACAGTCAAACAGCATAACGTGGTCCCTGTGGTAGCGCAACCTGTTAAATGTAATAACTATGGTGTGGGCTTCATAGATGGTATGGACCCTCCTGTTCATCACAGCACTCCCATAGGAGAAAAGTCTTGTGGATGTGACCAGTGTGGAAAGGACTTTAGTCAGAGCTCAGATCTTACTGTTCATTATAAAACTCATTCAGATGACAAAGCTTATGAATGTCAAGAGTGGGTAGAGGGCTGCAAGCAGAGCTCAGACCTTCCCAGATATCAAAAAGGCCCCTTGGGAGACAAACCCTATAAATGTCTCGAATGTGGCAAGGTCTTCAGACGCAACTCGTCTCTTCACAACCATCACCGGGTCCACACAGGGGAGATGCCTCACAGATGTGATGTGTGTGGGAAGGGGTTCGGATTTAGGTCGCTTCTTTGTATTCATCAGGGAGTACACACAGGAAAAAAGCCCTATAAATGTGAGGAGTGTGGGAAGGGCTTTGATCAGAGCTCCAATCTTCTTGTCCACCAGAGAgtccacactggagagaagccctacAAATGCAGTGAGTGTGGCAAATGCTTCAGTTCAAGCTCTGTTCTTCAAGTCCACCAGAGGCTGCACACAGGGGAGAAGCCTTATAGGTGTGGTGAGTGTGGAAAGGGCTTCAGCCAAAGCACACACCTTCACATTCATCAGAGAGTCCACACAGGGGAGAAGCCCTACAAATGCAATATGTGTGGAAAGGCTTTTGCATACAGTTCGGTTCTTCACACTCATCAGAGAGTTCACACGGGAGAAAAACCTTACAAATGTGAAGTCTGTGGTAAAGGCTTCAGTTATAGCTCATATTTTCACTTACATCAAAGAGACCACACCAGAGAGAAACCATATAAATGTGATGAGTGTGGTAAGGGCTTCAGTCGGAATTCAGATCTTCATGTGCATCTCAGAGTGCACACAGGAGAGAGGCCCTATAAGtgtaaagaatgtgggaaggGCTTCAGTCGCAACTCATATCTTCTTGCTCACCAGAGAGCTCATGCAGGTAAGATGCAATATACATGTCACGAGCATGGCCAGGGCTTTAGCTATAGCTCAGACGTTCTTGCTCAACAAAGACTGCATGAAAGGACAGAAACAGTCTCAATGTAA